One Actinomadura viridis genomic region harbors:
- a CDS encoding phage holin family protein: MPESTDQNLVLARSVIDAAQREMWSKARQRVPAIRFGVLAGTLGVLATAAGHRFNVMMLERKLPPEVASLVAAAVYTGGAGCAAVAAARRWRGLPAPLPTETARQVAEIIADTARD, from the coding sequence ATGCCCGAGTCAACCGACCAGAACCTCGTTCTCGCCAGGTCCGTGATCGACGCCGCCCAGCGCGAGATGTGGAGCAAGGCGCGGCAGCGGGTGCCCGCGATCCGGTTCGGGGTTCTGGCCGGGACGCTGGGCGTGCTCGCCACGGCCGCGGGCCACCGCTTCAACGTGATGATGCTGGAGCGCAAGCTGCCTCCGGAGGTCGCGTCCCTGGTCGCCGCCGCCGTGTACACCGGCGGGGCCGGCTGCGCGGCGGTGGCCGCCGCGCGCCGCTGGCGCGGGCTGCCCGCGCCCCTGCCCACCGAGACGGCCCGCCAGGTCGCCGAGATCATCGCCGACACCGCCCGCGACTGA
- a CDS encoding serine/threonine-protein kinase — MAEETRPGRVIGGRYRLVDELAAGGFGRVWRAWDTMLEVEVAVKEVWLHPGISGQVRDDMLRRATREARNAARLRNHPNIVTVHDVAIEDGVPWTVMQLVTGRSLHERVREQGPLKPKTAEKVARAVLKALEKAHEAGIVHRDVKPANVMLAADGEVLLTDFGIAVQQNETRLTAPGTFIGTAEYLAPERIRGREERAASDLFSLGSTLYYAVEGVSPFHRDAPDEIYGAILTEEAPVPRRAGRLAPLIERLLRKDPDRRPTATRALELLDLPPTKVVTPPQPKPKPKPPKPKPPQAPKAPPKAPPKAPPKAPPKAPPKAPPKTTPPPPAKNTQPPKPKAEEKKAESSDDTWMWLVGIAAVICGLLYVGNPGFADTVTDDLGLAGDLADASQGDCLHRGKKLRWVEVPCWSAAADRTVTTTASRSSYLIRSRLSTSSSSGTNTSPCRLYGGSAYEVQDSGSGRILCTTPKQ, encoded by the coding sequence GTGGCAGAGGAGACGAGGCCGGGGCGCGTGATCGGCGGTCGCTACCGGCTGGTCGACGAACTGGCGGCGGGCGGCTTCGGGCGGGTCTGGCGGGCGTGGGACACGATGCTCGAGGTCGAGGTGGCCGTCAAGGAGGTGTGGCTGCATCCGGGGATCAGCGGGCAGGTCCGCGACGACATGCTGCGGCGGGCCACCCGCGAGGCCCGCAACGCCGCCCGGCTGCGCAACCACCCGAACATCGTCACGGTGCACGACGTGGCCATCGAGGACGGTGTCCCCTGGACGGTCATGCAGCTCGTCACCGGACGCTCCCTGCACGAACGCGTCAGGGAGCAGGGGCCGCTGAAGCCCAAGACCGCCGAGAAGGTGGCCAGGGCGGTGCTGAAGGCGCTGGAGAAGGCGCACGAGGCGGGCATCGTGCACCGCGACGTCAAGCCCGCCAACGTCATGCTGGCCGCGGACGGGGAGGTCCTGCTCACCGACTTCGGGATCGCCGTCCAGCAGAACGAGACACGGCTCACCGCGCCCGGGACGTTCATCGGGACGGCCGAGTACCTCGCGCCGGAGCGGATCCGCGGCCGGGAGGAGCGGGCGGCGAGCGACCTGTTCTCGCTCGGGTCGACCCTGTACTACGCCGTCGAGGGCGTCTCGCCGTTCCACCGGGACGCGCCGGACGAGATCTACGGTGCGATCCTCACCGAGGAGGCCCCCGTACCGCGGCGGGCCGGACGCCTCGCGCCGCTGATCGAGCGTCTGCTGCGCAAGGACCCCGACCGGCGGCCGACCGCCACCCGGGCCCTGGAGCTGCTCGACCTGCCGCCGACCAAGGTCGTCACGCCCCCTCAGCCGAAGCCGAAGCCGAAACCTCCGAAGCCGAAGCCTCCGCAGGCTCCCAAGGCTCCTCCCAAGGCCCCTCCGAAGGCCCCTCCGAAGGCCCCTCCGAAGGCTCCTCCGAAGGCTCCTCCCAAGACCACTCCTCCGCCGCCGGCGAAGAACACCCAGCCCCCGAAGCCGAAGGCCGAGGAGAAGAAGGCGGAGAGCTCGGACGATACCTGGATGTGGCTGGTCGGCATCGCCGCCGTCATCTGCGGGCTGCTGTACGTCGGGAACCCGGGCTTCGCCGATACCGTCACCGACGACCTGGGGCTCGCCGGGGACCTGGCGGACGCGTCACAGGGCGACTGCCTGCACCGCGGGAAGAAGCTGAGGTGGGTCGAGGTGCCGTGCTGGTCGGCCGCGGCCGACCGTACCGTGACCACGACGGCCTCCCGCTCCTCCTACCTGATCCGCTCCCGCCTCTCCACGAGCAGCAGCAGCGGCACCAATACCTCGCCCTGCCGGCTGTACGGCGGCAGCGCGTACGAGGTCCAGGACAGCGGGTCCGGGCGGATCCTCTGCACCACCCCGAAGCAGTAG
- a CDS encoding SCP2 sterol-binding domain-containing protein, with product MSEIVIPDLDDAGEVERFLDRIGGPDDLRALLDAPGVDDPAIDAFVDAAGPSRVLDRLFAIMGERFVPERAGDAAGVVQWSVGTPSGVFTYHVAIADGRARGERGAYTGAVVSLRISAPDLLRLCAGRLHPVTGFTSGKIELQGDMMFGARLSGWFDH from the coding sequence ATGAGCGAGATCGTGATTCCGGACCTCGACGACGCCGGCGAGGTCGAGAGGTTCCTCGACCGGATCGGCGGGCCCGACGACCTGCGGGCGCTGCTGGACGCGCCGGGCGTGGACGACCCGGCGATCGACGCGTTCGTGGACGCCGCGGGGCCGTCGCGGGTCCTCGACCGGCTGTTCGCGATCATGGGCGAGCGGTTCGTGCCCGAGCGGGCCGGGGACGCCGCGGGCGTCGTCCAGTGGAGCGTGGGGACGCCGTCGGGGGTGTTCACCTACCACGTCGCGATCGCGGACGGGCGGGCGCGGGGCGAGCGCGGCGCGTACACCGGCGCGGTGGTCTCGCTCCGGATCTCCGCGCCCGACCTGCTGCGGCTGTGCGCGGGCCGGCTGCACCCGGTCACCGGGTTCACCTCCGGAAAGATCGAGCTGCAGGGCGACATGATGTTCGGCGCGAGACTGTCGGGCTGGTTCGACCACTGA
- a CDS encoding oxygenase MpaB family protein has translation MPETGAACSPAAPRWSSRWPIPPSARASPTTPASWSGEEDRLYGEWVDLALALGITRRHVPDGPAAFRDYFTAMVNDRLECNDTVRLLIDLDHRPLPPPPRWPFPVSAWSGVALPPTVLLRKVGIGSLPPVLRERCGLRWTAADERRFRHFARAMRLADTVMIDRLRTSPIAARAMRTSRPGP, from the coding sequence ATGCCGGAGACTGGCGCGGCCTGCTCACCAGCCGCGCCACGCTGGTCCTCCAGGTGGCCCATCCCGCCGTCGGCGCGGGCGTCGCCGACCACTCCGGCTTCCTGGAGCGGCGAGGAGGACCGCCTGTACGGCGAGTGGGTCGACCTGGCCCTGGCGCTGGGCATCACGCGCCGCCACGTCCCCGACGGCCCCGCCGCCTTCCGCGACTACTTCACCGCCATGGTGAACGACCGGCTGGAGTGCAACGACACCGTACGGCTGCTCATCGACCTCGACCACAGGCCGCTGCCGCCCCCGCCGCGCTGGCCCTTCCCGGTGTCCGCCTGGTCGGGGGTCGCGCTGCCGCCGACCGTCCTGCTCCGCAAGGTCGGCATCGGCAGCCTCCCGCCCGTCCTGCGCGAGCGCTGCGGGCTGCGCTGGACCGCCGCCGACGAACGCCGCTTCCGGCACTTCGCGCGCGCGATGCGGCTGGCCGACACCGTGATGATCGACCGGCTGCGCACCTCGCCGATCGCGGCCCGCGCCATGCGCACGTCCAGGCCGGGGCCATGA
- a CDS encoding serine hydrolase domain-containing protein, which translates to MRVSNVGGRVLLSTAAAMSVGLAPAAHAATATAGPDLQRSLDAVVAAGAVGVQAETVDERGVWRGTSGTARLGGSRPVPRQGRFRIGSTTKTFTATVLLQLVAERRLGLDDPVERHLPGLVPNGEHITVRQVLNHTSGLREYLEDSDAYPIRGQEFLDKVRFTGFSPERIVRGAARKEPYFPPGGGWHYSNTNYLLAGLVIEKVTGRPYGEEVRRRIIVPLGLGNTSVPGGRTSVPGPHAHGYMRVGGRAVDITRLDPSWAGAAGEMISTTGDLNRFFGALLGGRLLPPAQLAAMQTTVATGSPDGSADGLGLMRMPLSCGVTVWGKDGGIHGFTTQSLHSSDGRRHISISVNEADFFGEEYPQVIAAVQKAATAAFCGPE; encoded by the coding sequence ATGCGTGTAAGCAACGTTGGCGGCCGCGTCCTGTTGTCAACGGCCGCGGCCATGTCGGTCGGGCTGGCACCGGCCGCGCACGCCGCCACCGCGACGGCCGGGCCGGACCTTCAGCGGTCGCTGGACGCGGTCGTCGCCGCGGGAGCGGTCGGCGTGCAGGCCGAGACCGTCGACGAACGGGGCGTGTGGCGCGGCACCAGCGGTACCGCGCGGCTGGGCGGGTCGCGGCCCGTGCCCCGGCAGGGACGTTTCCGGATCGGCAGCACGACCAAGACCTTCACCGCGACGGTCCTGCTCCAGCTCGTCGCGGAACGGCGACTCGGCCTGGACGACCCGGTCGAACGGCATCTCCCCGGCCTCGTGCCGAACGGCGAGCACATCACCGTCCGCCAGGTGCTCAACCACACCTCGGGCCTTCGCGAATACCTCGAGGACTCCGACGCGTACCCGATCCGGGGTCAGGAGTTCCTCGACAAGGTCCGCTTCACCGGTTTCTCCCCCGAGCGGATCGTTCGCGGTGCGGCCCGGAAGGAGCCCTACTTCCCGCCGGGCGGCGGGTGGCATTACTCCAACACCAACTACCTGCTGGCCGGCCTGGTCATCGAGAAGGTCACGGGCAGGCCGTACGGCGAGGAGGTCCGGCGGCGGATCATCGTGCCGCTCGGGCTCGGGAACACCTCCGTCCCCGGCGGCCGGACGTCCGTTCCAGGCCCCCACGCCCACGGCTACATGCGGGTCGGCGGCCGGGCCGTCGACATCACGCGGCTCGATCCGAGCTGGGCGGGCGCGGCGGGCGAGATGATCTCGACCACCGGCGATCTCAACCGCTTCTTCGGGGCCCTGCTGGGCGGCCGGCTGCTGCCTCCCGCCCAGCTCGCGGCCATGCAGACCACCGTCGCGACCGGGAGTCCGGACGGCAGCGCGGACGGGTTGGGCCTGATGAGGATGCCGCTGTCCTGCGGCGTGACGGTATGGGGCAAGGACGGCGGCATCCACGGATTCACCACCCAGTCGCTGCACTCCTCCGACGGCCGGCGGCACATCAGCATCTCGGTGAACGAGGCGGACTTCTTCGGCGAGGAGTACCCACAGGTCATCGCCGCCGTGCAGAAGGCGGCCACCGCCGCCTTCTGCGGACCCGAGTAG
- a CDS encoding carboxyl transferase domain-containing protein, with amino-acid sequence MFSRVAIVNRGEAAMRLIHAVRDIAAETGTRIETVALYTDVDRTATFVREADLSYDLGPASARPYLDLKALERALVESGADAAWVGWGFVAEDPAFAELCEQIGVTFIGPSPDAMRKLGDKIGAKLIAEEVGVPVAPWSRGAVETLDAALAAAAEIGYPLMLKATAGGGGRGIRVINGEDELADAYERTSQEAARAFGSGVVFLERLVTGARHVEVQVIADGQGTAWALGVRDCSVQRRNQKIIEESASPVLSPAQAAELKASAERLAVAVGYRGAATVEFLYHPGDELFAFLEVNTRLQVEHPITESTTGFDLVKAQLLVASGGRLEGDPPVERGHAVEARLNAEDPDRDFAPAPGRIARLDLPAGPGIRVDTGVSEGDTIPADFDSMIAKIIAYGRDRDEALGRLRRAMARTSVIIEGGATNKSFVLDLLDRPEVIEATADTGWIDRVRGEGGLVSHRHSGVALAAAAIEAYEEEERAERQRLLSTAFGGRPQVRHESGRPLDLKLRGAGYRVRVARIGAHRFRVGVEAGDQVRTADVELDRFDRHTGRIVVNGARYRLLTGTHGPVHLVEVDGVAHRVSRDEGGVVRSPAPALVVATPLEVGAEVEAGAPVLVLESMKMETVLRAPFKARLKECAVSVGSQVETGAPLLRLEPLADDEGAEDVASAAAVELDLPAAPGSVPARQRAARGREDLRSLLLGFDVDPHDERRVLDDYLAARPAAAADGHRPVAEELELLEVFADLAGLSLNRPAGEDGGGDGHVHSAREYFHTYLQSLDVERAGLPEAFQAKLAKALGHYGVTDLERTPELEAAVFRIFLALQRASANATVVAALLRAWLREPPPDETLREPAGLALERLVAATQVRFPVVYDLACGVVFAWFAQPLLRRNRARVYAGVRGHLRHLDAHPDAPDRAERIAEMVRSTEPLVRLLGRRLGRDDRDNSVMLEVLTRRYYGNKDLTGVRTSEVAGCRFVVAERAGSSVVSAAVGFDALGGALRGLAELADGGHTIDADIYLAWENQPEDFDAMAAALHEVVNAHPLPGQVRRLTATVAGSNNAVMHHHFTFRPSATGMAEERLIRGLHPYIAQRMQMERLNKFDLTRLPSSDEEVYLFQCVARENPSDDRLVAFAQVRDLTELRDLDGRLVTLPMAEYTIATCLDSIRRALARRPSKRRFNTNRIVIYVWPPSDMTRAELEMIAERVLGTTAGAGLEEILFIARRRDRETGELTKVAVRVTFDATGGTELTVGEPSDEPVEPVDGYRQKVLRASGRNTVYPYELTGLLGDFVEHDLDDGHALVPVDRPKGLNTAAIVAGVVTTPTPRHPRGVTRVVLLGDPTKSLGALSEPECRRVIAALDLAERMRVPLEWYALSAGARISMESGTENMDWVAAALKRIVEFTQDGGEINIVVAGINVGAQPYWNAEATMLMHTKGVLVMTPDSAMVLTGKQSLDFSGGVSAEDNFGIGGYDRVMGPNGQAQYWAPNLTAARDILMAHYAHTYVAPGEDAPRRAQTTDPVDRDISGFPHAMAGSDFTTVGEIFSAEANPDRKKPFDIRTVMRALSDQDHPVLERWAGMADAETAAVQDVHLGGIPVCLLGIESRAVPRRGFPPTDGPDTYTAGTLFPRSSKKAARAINAASGNRPLVVLANLSGFDGSPESMRKLQLEYGAEIGRAIVNFRGPIVFCVISRYHGGAFVVFSKALNPNMTVLALEGSFASVLGGAPAAAVVFSGDVNARTAADPRVRDLEARAAAVSGPDRATLTAELDELRASVRAEKLGEVAAEFDRVHDIRRAVEVGSVDAVIRAAEMRPRIIEAIESRLG; translated from the coding sequence GTGTTCAGTCGTGTCGCCATCGTCAACCGCGGTGAGGCCGCCATGCGACTCATCCACGCCGTACGGGACATCGCCGCGGAGACCGGGACACGGATCGAGACCGTCGCCCTGTACACCGACGTCGACCGCACGGCCACCTTCGTCCGCGAGGCGGACCTGTCCTACGACCTCGGACCCGCGTCCGCGCGCCCGTACCTCGACCTGAAGGCGCTGGAACGCGCGCTGGTCGAGAGCGGAGCCGACGCCGCGTGGGTCGGCTGGGGCTTCGTCGCGGAGGACCCGGCGTTCGCGGAGCTGTGCGAGCAGATCGGCGTCACCTTCATCGGGCCGAGCCCGGATGCCATGCGCAAACTCGGCGACAAGATCGGCGCGAAGCTGATCGCCGAGGAGGTCGGCGTGCCGGTCGCGCCGTGGAGCCGCGGCGCGGTCGAGACCCTGGACGCCGCGCTGGCGGCGGCGGCCGAGATCGGCTACCCCCTGATGCTGAAGGCGACCGCGGGCGGCGGCGGGCGCGGCATCCGCGTGATCAACGGCGAGGACGAGCTCGCCGACGCCTACGAGCGCACCAGCCAGGAGGCCGCGCGGGCGTTCGGCAGCGGCGTGGTGTTCCTGGAGCGCCTGGTCACCGGTGCCCGCCACGTCGAGGTCCAGGTGATCGCGGACGGCCAGGGGACGGCGTGGGCGCTCGGCGTCCGCGACTGCTCGGTGCAGCGGCGCAACCAGAAGATCATCGAAGAGTCGGCGTCGCCGGTGCTCAGCCCCGCGCAGGCCGCCGAGCTGAAGGCGTCCGCCGAACGCCTGGCCGTCGCGGTCGGCTACCGCGGCGCGGCGACCGTCGAGTTCCTCTACCACCCCGGCGACGAGCTGTTCGCGTTCCTGGAGGTCAACACCCGCCTGCAGGTCGAGCACCCGATCACCGAGTCCACCACCGGGTTCGACCTGGTCAAGGCGCAGCTGCTGGTGGCCTCCGGCGGCCGGCTCGAAGGCGATCCGCCGGTGGAGCGCGGGCACGCCGTCGAGGCCCGGCTGAACGCCGAGGACCCCGACCGCGACTTCGCGCCCGCCCCGGGCCGCATCGCGCGGCTGGACCTGCCCGCCGGGCCGGGGATCCGGGTGGACACCGGCGTCAGCGAGGGCGACACCATCCCCGCCGACTTCGACTCGATGATCGCGAAGATCATCGCCTACGGCCGCGACCGCGACGAGGCGCTCGGCCGGCTGCGCCGGGCGATGGCGCGGACCAGCGTGATCATCGAGGGCGGCGCGACGAACAAGAGCTTCGTGCTCGACCTGCTCGACCGGCCCGAGGTGATCGAGGCCACCGCGGACACCGGCTGGATCGACCGGGTCCGCGGCGAGGGCGGGCTCGTCTCCCACCGCCACTCCGGCGTCGCGCTGGCCGCCGCCGCCATCGAGGCGTACGAGGAGGAGGAGCGCGCCGAGCGGCAGCGGCTGCTGTCCACGGCGTTCGGCGGGCGCCCGCAGGTACGGCACGAGAGCGGCCGGCCGCTGGACCTCAAGCTGCGCGGCGCCGGCTACCGGGTGCGCGTCGCGCGGATCGGCGCGCACCGGTTCCGCGTCGGCGTCGAGGCGGGCGACCAGGTCCGCACCGCCGACGTCGAGCTCGACCGCTTCGACCGGCACACCGGGCGGATCGTCGTCAACGGCGCCCGGTACCGCCTGCTCACCGGCACGCACGGGCCGGTCCACCTGGTCGAGGTGGACGGCGTGGCGCACCGGGTCAGCCGCGACGAGGGCGGCGTCGTCCGCTCGCCCGCGCCCGCGCTGGTCGTCGCCACCCCGCTGGAGGTCGGCGCCGAGGTCGAGGCGGGCGCGCCGGTGCTGGTGCTGGAGAGCATGAAGATGGAGACGGTGCTGCGGGCGCCGTTCAAGGCGCGGCTGAAGGAATGCGCCGTGTCCGTGGGCAGCCAGGTGGAGACCGGCGCGCCGCTGCTGCGGCTGGAACCGCTCGCCGACGACGAGGGAGCCGAGGACGTCGCGTCCGCCGCGGCCGTCGAGCTGGACCTGCCCGCCGCGCCCGGGAGCGTCCCGGCCCGGCAGCGCGCCGCGCGCGGACGGGAGGACCTGCGCAGCCTGCTGCTGGGCTTCGACGTCGACCCGCACGACGAGCGGCGGGTACTCGACGACTACCTCGCCGCGCGCCCCGCGGCCGCCGCGGACGGCCACCGCCCGGTGGCCGAGGAGCTGGAACTTCTCGAGGTGTTCGCCGACCTCGCCGGGCTGAGCCTCAACCGGCCGGCGGGCGAGGACGGCGGCGGCGACGGCCACGTGCACAGCGCCCGCGAGTACTTCCACACCTACCTGCAGAGCCTCGACGTCGAGCGGGCCGGCCTGCCGGAGGCGTTCCAGGCCAAGCTCGCCAAGGCGCTCGGCCACTACGGCGTCACCGACCTGGAGCGCACCCCCGAGCTCGAGGCCGCGGTGTTCCGCATCTTCCTCGCCCTGCAGCGCGCGTCCGCCAACGCGACGGTCGTCGCGGCGCTGCTGCGCGCGTGGCTGCGGGAGCCGCCGCCGGACGAGACGCTGCGCGAGCCCGCCGGTCTCGCGCTGGAGCGGCTGGTGGCCGCGACGCAGGTCCGCTTCCCGGTCGTGTACGACCTCGCGTGCGGCGTGGTGTTCGCCTGGTTCGCCCAGCCGCTGCTGCGCCGCAACCGCGCCCGCGTCTACGCCGGCGTCCGCGGGCACCTGCGTCACCTGGACGCGCACCCGGACGCGCCGGACCGCGCCGAGCGCATCGCCGAGATGGTGCGCAGCACCGAGCCGCTGGTGCGGCTGCTCGGCCGCCGCCTCGGCCGCGACGACCGGGACAACTCGGTCATGCTGGAGGTGCTGACCCGGCGCTACTACGGCAACAAGGACCTCACCGGCGTCCGTACCAGCGAGGTCGCGGGCTGCCGGTTCGTGGTCGCCGAGCGCGCGGGCTCGTCCGTGGTCTCCGCCGCGGTGGGCTTCGACGCGCTGGGCGGCGCGCTCCGCGGGCTCGCGGAACTGGCGGACGGCGGGCACACCATCGACGCCGACATCTACCTCGCCTGGGAGAACCAGCCGGAGGACTTCGACGCGATGGCGGCGGCGCTGCACGAGGTCGTCAACGCGCATCCACTGCCCGGCCAGGTCCGCAGGCTCACCGCCACCGTCGCGGGCAGCAACAACGCGGTCATGCACCACCACTTCACGTTCCGCCCGTCGGCCACCGGGATGGCCGAGGAACGGCTGATCCGCGGCCTGCACCCCTACATCGCGCAGCGGATGCAGATGGAGCGGCTGAACAAGTTCGACCTCACCCGCCTCCCGTCGTCCGACGAAGAGGTCTACCTCTTCCAGTGCGTGGCGCGGGAGAACCCGTCCGACGACCGCCTCGTCGCGTTCGCGCAGGTGCGCGACCTGACCGAGCTGCGCGACCTCGACGGCAGGCTGGTCACGCTGCCGATGGCCGAGTACACCATCGCCACCTGCCTCGACTCGATCCGCCGCGCGCTGGCGCGGCGGCCCTCGAAGAGGCGCTTCAACACCAACCGGATCGTCATCTACGTCTGGCCGCCGAGCGACATGACCCGCGCCGAGCTGGAGATGATCGCCGAGCGCGTGCTGGGGACGACCGCGGGCGCCGGGCTGGAGGAGATCCTGTTCATCGCGCGGCGGCGCGACCGGGAGACCGGTGAGCTGACCAAGGTCGCCGTCCGCGTCACCTTCGACGCCACCGGGGGCACCGAGCTGACCGTCGGCGAGCCGTCGGACGAACCGGTCGAGCCCGTCGACGGCTACCGGCAGAAGGTGCTGCGCGCGAGCGGCCGCAACACGGTCTACCCGTACGAGCTGACCGGTCTGCTCGGCGACTTCGTCGAGCACGACCTCGACGACGGCCACGCGCTGGTGCCGGTCGACCGGCCGAAGGGGCTCAACACCGCGGCGATCGTCGCGGGCGTGGTCACCACGCCGACCCCGCGGCACCCGCGGGGCGTCACCAGGGTCGTGCTGCTCGGCGACCCGACCAAGTCGCTCGGCGCGCTGTCGGAACCGGAGTGCCGCCGCGTGATCGCCGCGCTGGACCTGGCCGAGCGGATGCGGGTGCCGCTGGAGTGGTACGCGCTGTCGGCCGGCGCCCGGATCTCCATGGAGTCGGGCACGGAGAACATGGACTGGGTGGCCGCGGCGCTCAAGCGGATCGTCGAGTTCACCCAGGACGGCGGCGAGATCAACATCGTGGTCGCGGGCATCAACGTCGGCGCGCAGCCGTACTGGAACGCCGAGGCGACGATGCTCATGCACACCAAGGGCGTCCTGGTGATGACGCCGGACTCGGCGATGGTGCTCACCGGCAAGCAGTCGCTCGACTTCTCCGGCGGCGTGTCGGCCGAGGACAACTTCGGCATCGGCGGCTACGACCGGGTGATGGGCCCGAACGGGCAGGCGCAGTACTGGGCGCCGAACCTGACCGCCGCCCGGGACATCCTGATGGCGCACTACGCGCACACCTACGTCGCCCCCGGCGAGGACGCGCCGCGGCGGGCGCAGACCACCGACCCCGTCGACCGCGACATCTCCGGCTTCCCGCACGCCATGGCGGGCAGCGACTTCACCACCGTCGGCGAGATCTTCTCCGCCGAGGCCAACCCGGACCGCAAGAAGCCGTTCGACATCCGCACCGTGATGCGGGCGCTCTCCGACCAGGACCACCCGGTGCTGGAACGGTGGGCGGGCATGGCCGACGCGGAGACCGCGGCGGTGCAGGACGTGCATCTCGGTGGCATCCCGGTGTGCCTGCTCGGCATCGAGTCACGGGCCGTGCCGCGGCGCGGCTTCCCGCCCACCGACGGCCCCGACACCTACACCGCGGGCACGCTGTTCCCCCGGTCGTCGAAGAAGGCCGCGCGGGCGATCAACGCGGCCAGCGGCAACCGGCCGCTGGTGGTGCTGGCGAACCTGTCGGGCTTCGACGGCTCCCCGGAGTCGATGCGCAAGCTGCAGCTGGAGTACGGCGCCGAGATCGGCCGCGCGATCGTGAACTTCCGCGGGCCCATCGTGTTCTGCGTGATCTCGCGGTACCACGGCGGCGCGTTCGTGGTGTTCTCCAAGGCGCTGAACCCGAACATGACCGTCCTCGCGCTGGAGGGCTCGTTCGCCTCGGTGCTCGGCGGCGCCCCGGCCGCCGCGGTGGTGTTCTCCGGCGACGTCAACGCCCGTACGGCGGCCGACCCGCGCGTGCGGGACCTGGAGGCCCGCGCCGCGGCCGTCTCCGGCCCCGACCGCGCCACCCTGACCGCGGAGCTGGACGAGCTCCGCGCGTCGGTCCGCGCGGAGAAGCTCGGCGAGGTGGCCGCGGAGTTCGACCGCGTGCACGACATCCGGCGCGCGGTCGAGGTCGGCTCCGTCGACGCCGTCATCCGCGCCGCGGAGATGCGCCCGCGGATCATCGAGGCCATCGAGTCCCGGCTGGGCTGA